From a single Prionailurus bengalensis isolate Pbe53 chromosome A1, Fcat_Pben_1.1_paternal_pri, whole genome shotgun sequence genomic region:
- the CAPSL gene encoding calcyphosin-like protein, with protein sequence MKVGNSERFEAVPWRGCCHPVGQKQVRGRALLMCCELFCQMAGTARHDREMAIQSKRKLTTATDPIERLRLQCLARGSAGIKGLGRVFRIMDDNNNRTLDFKEFLKGLNDYAVVMEKEEAEELFRRFDKDGNGTIDFNEFLLTLRPPMSRARKEVIMQAFRKLDKTGDGVITIEDLREVYNAKHHPKYQNGEWTEEQVFRKFLDNFDSPYDKDGLVTPEEFMNYYAGVSASIDTDVYFIIMMRTAWKL encoded by the exons ATGAAAGTTGGGAATTCTGAGAGGTTCGAGGCTGTTCCTTGGAGAGGCTGCTGTCACCCCGTAGGCCAGAAGCAGGTGAGAGGCCGAGCTCTGCTAATGTGCTGTGAACTCTTCTGTCAGATGGCGGGCACGGCACGTCATGACCGAGAGATGGCGATCCAGTCCAAGAGGAAGCTCACCACGGCCACCGATCCCATTGAAAGACTCCGACTGCAGTGCCTGGCCAGGGGCTCCGCAGGCATCAAAGGTCTTGGCAG AGTGTTTCGAATTATGGATGACAATAACAACCGGACCCttgatttcaaagaatttttgaaaGGACTAAATGATTATGCTGTGGTCATGgaaaaggaagaggcagaagagcTCTTCCGGAGGTTTGATAAAGATGGAAATGGAACGATAGACTTCAATGAATTTCTTCTCACATTAAGA CCTCCAATGTCTAGAGCCAGGAAAGAGGTAATTATGCAAGCTTTTAGGAAGTTAGACAAGACCGGAGATGGAGTTATAACTATTGAAGATCTTCGTGAAGTGTATAATGCGAAACACCATCCTAAGTACCAAAATGGAGAATGGACCGAAGAACAAGTATTCAGGAAGTTTCTGGATAACTTTGATTCACCCTATGACAAAGATGGATTG GTGACCCCCGAGGAGTTTATGAACTACTATGCAGGGGTGAGCGCATCCATTGACACTGATGTGTATTTCATCATCATGATGAGAACTGCCTGGAAGCTCTAA